The DNA window GCCTTGTGAAATGAGAGTCTGCTGGGGAGCAGTAGGGTGACCAAAACAAAGGCTCAGAGCCAGCCTGCTGGGTAATGTGGCCCTGGCAACTGACTAGAGAGTTTTTATTGTTGAGAAGTAGACTGTCTCCGTTCTTCAGCCACAAGGTCAGTTATGGTGTTATTTTTCCTCATCTTGCACGGAAGAAAAAGGCTAGATTGAGTCCCCTAGAAGAAGATGAGACCCTGTCTTTCACTTCCTCACCCCTCAGTTGAATACAGAGGGGGAAGAATGGTCACATTAACTCTTGGCTTTCAAAACTGGTGCTTGTAAGGAGTTAAATCTGGCCTCCATACACATAAGCACCCATACATTTTCTCTAGCTGGCTGGTCGCTTTGTGGACTCTAGTGAGATAAAATGACTCTTTCTATCACATAACGGTAAAGATAATTCTCCACATGAATGTCAACAGTCATGAGATTCCTGCCCATTTTGGTCCTCTTTAATTAGGGACTGTTCTGCCTCATTGGAGAGACTGGTGTAATAGATTGGGATCAGAGTAGCATAAAGATTGTCACAGCTTGAATGATCTTTTGAGCAGTGGGAGGTAATGGTCCTGCCTTAGGCAAAATACCACTTCTGGCATGTCATGGGGCACTGTGATTCTGTCCCACACTTCATTTAGTCTTTTTCCAAATGCTGCAGTTTAGCCCctgaaaaatgcagtatttttatgaGTATATTCCATCTTAAGTATAGTCCCGTAATTCCTGTTGGATGTGGGCTGGGTGAGCAGGGGCGGAGGATAGCACTTAAGACGTGAAATGCCAGTTAGAGGTTCCAGCCCATGCAATTTTTCATGCTGAATGTTTTTCCGGAAGGTGACAAGTAATCTCTATTTCATCTGGAGGATGAAGAAATTCTGAGAATAAAAAGTGGGTCCTCTTTTCCCCCCAAGTCCATCCCACCAGCTTTTGCCCTTCCATGAACACTAGTCTGTTTAGCCTGTATTCAAAGGTCACAAAAGACTGCTTTAGGCTTTTAGCCCATATGGAATaagcagtgttttctttttccagtgttgtCATAATTCATTTTACTTTATAGTTGAAAAGTAAATGAAGGAAATAGCTGAAGGCATTTTTGTGAATAATTACACTTGCACCACATTTCTTGAGAGTTTGCTGGGTAGATTTGTGTGTAAGATCTGATTGTTTTCCTTGTTACAGGCAGCTTCATTATCCATCCAGTGTTTGCAATGGATTATGAGGCACTGTAGCAGATTACAGAGACAGCATTCTAATGTTTCATCTGGAAATGGAATAAATAGATCTTTTTCAATTGCAATGATGTGAAATGAGCTTTCAGGATGTTAGATTTGGAAAACAGCTAATTAGATGCTGTTTCAGGCTCTCCTGCTGGGATGACTATTGCATATACTGAAGTAAAATCTGCACACTGCAAGTTGTCTGGGTCTTTAGTCCTGCAAAGCAGTCTGTGGCACCAGATTGGTGGTGGGACATGGGGTGCTCCTTATGATGGTGAGGCTCATCAAGCAGCTGGTGGTGTGCTCCAAGGAGTTTGTTCCACTACAACTCAGATTTGCCTGAATTGACACACGGCCAGAGTAAGTCCACATTAAACACATGATTTTGAAAAACTCATCAGATACCACACTGTTGTTATGGCCAACCTATGACTGCTGGCGTGGGATTATTCTGTTCACCTCCCCTGTTGGTGGTGATCACAACCCAGCAGGGACATGTGCTGACTCCCTGGCTTGTCTTGGCATGTTCAGAAGACGAGTGGGAGTCACTATCTAGGAGTCGGAATTTGGACTAAGCATGAAGAAATCTTTCACGGAAAGCCTTGAAATATCTGAGTGTAGTGAGAAAGGTTAGGGGGTTTATTTATTATAGTGCTAATGAAACCAAATCCTCTCAGAAAGCATAAAGTACAGACCAGTGCATATCAACCATTTTTGATTTCTGAATCCCTCAAAATCACAAGTAGCTTGTGAATTGAAGTCTACTGACAACAGTCATGTTCCTCCTAGTTTCCTTATGTGAGCCTGTGGTAGTCCAGGGATCCTCAGATATCCACGTGGAGGAAATCTGCACCTAGTCTAGAATGTGTAGATACCAACTAAAGCGTGTGCATGTGACTGAGGATGGGGAGGGAATCCAGACCTACCTTTATTGCTACATAAAGGTAGCTTAGAAAAAGGTGGTTTGTTATCAGACAGAATGGTTGGCCCCCACCAATaggaattaaaaagcaaatccaAGAGTAAAGCCTGTGCAAGTGCTTATCTGTGCTGTGGCCTGCTGCGAGTGAAAATTTCCTGGATTTTCAGATCACTTCCAAGCTAGTGATCCCTTGTGAAAGGAAAGCTAGGGGTGGGAGACAATGAATGAAAGAAGGATGTTTCTATGGGCTTGCTTTCAGTTCTCTGCATAAATTTCACTATTTCAGCATTCAAACTTAATAGCCTGCATGTTCAAGATATATGAACAACTACTGACAGGTAAAAGCTGGTTTAGCATAGGTGCATACATAGTAGGAAGGGTGCAAAAAGGCTTTCAGTCACTTGTATTGGTGCAGCGGGGTCATCTCTAGTCTGTGCAGGTCCCAAGCACAGGCTGGGTTTTCACTGTAATTGAGTGGGTCAATTcttaattcatagaatcatagaatggtgtgggttggaagggacattaaagatcacctagttccaacccccctgccatggggggcTGGAACTCAAGTTCTTAACGCTAACTAACCAGTAAAACAAAAACAGTGTAGTTAGCGGGATGTGATATATTTTAAATCATTAGGCTACTTCTAGTAAAGCAACTCAAGGTAAAAGCTAAAATCTTTTTCCCTTAGCATAGACAAAGCCAAAGAAGGCACACCACTTAATTCTCTGTCCAGATTGACAATCCATCTGTTAAAGTATCTGTGTTGTGACAGTCATCAACAGAAGATGGTTTGGGGACAACTCCCAAGAAAATCCACTCCCAAAATCTAGGAAATACCCCATCCAGCTCTTTTCAGCGTAACACAGGACTTAGAACTCTTTAGGCAAATATGTCTATGTATTtctatatatattcatatatattctCTATATATTCAAATGCAGATATACCAAAAATGTATATAGAAAGAGAAAGATGGGTGTAGggagaaaggaaacacagatATGTCATATACATTATAGATAGAAGAtatacatattgttttataatgtacattatgcatatatgtataatCATACATATATTTCTATACCATCTGTAAGCTAACAGTGAATTTCTTCATTACCCATATAAATGTTTTGGCCCTTTTGAACACTTCTGAGTTTTTAATCTACAAGCCTAAATCATGGCTGAAAACTTCTTATCCTACCATTTCTCCTAAGtgatgagaaaaagagaaatacagaaagagtTCATAAGGAGTTTTGGTTTCAAAAAGAATGGgtcaaaaaataaaagaaaatcagataGATCTTAAATACAGTAAATTATTGTAGATCTTCAGGTATGGTAAATTCTTGTAGTACAATTGATTTCAAGGCAGTGATGATGATTCACATCAAGCAAAGATTATCTGGCCTGGAAATTCTAGAGAAAAATTATACTAAGTGTTGAATTTTCTTAAGTCTATAAAATCTTAACGAAAGATTGCTGAGTCACTACTGCAAGTTAACATACTACTAAGACCTGGCTGTAATAGGAAATGAGTTGTAGAAGCCAGATTTCATCAAGAGGTATGAAACCAATTGTGTCTACTCATCCATCCATCTGGTTTTCCCTATTGACGTTTCCAAGGGACAGTAATTTATATACTGAAAAGCTAAAATTGATGCATAaactccacttttttttctcctgttaagATGCATAGCTGTGTCTAGTAAATGGCTAGGGATGATCCTAAAATTcagcatgttaaaacaaaaatgaaaatcatcAAGCAATGAGAAGACTAGTCTCATCAGTTTCAAAGCAGATTAAATGCTTATTACATTACTGGTATaaacattttgataaaatatttctcCATAAGAAGTAAGTGTATTTTCCCATAAGTGTATTTTCCCGTAAGTGATACTCTTCTCTTTAGAATAAGTTAATAAGACCCTATTAACAGAGGAGAGATTCTGACATATGGACAagtaaaacagtttttattttcttcttactgaTATCACAAAGTGGTGCTGTTACAGCTAGATGATCAggctattcattttttttcactcaaaaatttcaaatgaaaagtatATTTACATATTCTGACTGAATTTTTGTAGTCTTTTACAGGATGATTTAAAGTTCTTATTTGGTTTGTTTCCATATACAATGTTGTGATTTCTTGTCTTAGTTCCCTTTAAGCCCTAAATGCCAAATCAACATTGATGCCCCAAAATACCAATAGAATGGTACTAAGTCACTGTGAAAATGATAATTCCTTTtgaaatttgatttaaaaaataatctctgtttcTCTGCTGTGTGCACAGCAATGTGGAGAAGGTGGTAGCTGGCATTAGGTTAATTTTCACAAAGCGTTGTTCTGTTATAGTTATTAGTTTAGGAACTGGTacagaaatttctgtttctttaacaaGCCACTCTAAATTTCAGTGTATAACACGGCTTTAACGGGAGAGTTCAGTTTTCTCCATCGCTATGTCAACAACTTGTGGGCATAAGGAAGGCTTTTCTGACCTTCACCTCCCTTTCCCCATGAAAAATAAGGCAATAATTGTATTTCTGTACTTAAGGTGGTTGTGCTGCTCGAATAGTTACACAAACCGTGCAGATTCTTGGGTTTAATGGCTGTGGAAGTGTGATGTAATGTTAGTATGATTCATTTTCTTCCATAAAATTTTAGTTTTGATAACCTAACTTTTCATTATACTGCATAATCAAAGTTTTGGTAAGCTCTCAAGCTATTCTTCCCCTCCagactttctctttcttctgacaTTTTCATCTGTCTTCTTAAATGTTCTTCTaagtaaaataaaagattaaGTGAACATTTCTTTTATGTTAACATAGGTGCATTTATTTGGTTATTgtagttaaaataaaatcagtatggAATATGCCAAAACCTTCCCTTTAAATATTTGCCCAGTTTAGAGTGGATTCTGGTCATGGGAAATGGACACAAAAATTGAGTTCTAAATAAGAACAAGAAGTAAAGGCAAGAAAAACTGCAAGACTCGTGCTAAAATCATGAAATGGCACCCCTGCTTTCcagtgggaaggagagagagagagtggggaataagtttcttttcattttaataatacatTGAAAGTGTTTCCCTTGATCTGCATTAACGGTACTTGAGGATGAGCATCCAGGAGGTATTAATCTCCAGAATACAAAGCAAAGTGGTTCAAAATGGGTGAATTCCCACAGCTGTTTTAAGTAGAGCTGTCTGCAGACTCCTGGTAGTGACGTTCACTGCAGAACTGGGATACAGCAATTACATAAGTGAGTTTTAACAAACTAGGTTGTAGAGAAGAGAAACTCAGTGGTATGATGAGGTTAGTGGAGTGAATGTGTGTTCTCACTTTGTTAGTTAAGGCAGATTAGGGTTATCTTCGCAATGAGGGCAGGAGTTTTCCCAGGGCTGCACTTTCAACACGTAGGTGGATGAAGCAAAATTCAGCTAAGTCGCTGGGTTGTCCATGTGGAGGCTGAATGCAGTTGAATGAAAAGCTGAGCAAATAAAGGAAGGCAAAGAGCCAAGGATAGAGGCTGAAAGGCAACAACAGAGCCCGGAGAGAAGTGAGGGAAGCAGCACGGCGGCAGAGAGATTAAACATAAATGATTCAAAGGGGAAGAGTGGTATATGTTGAAAGGGATGAGGCAGGAAACAAGTGAAAAGGATGGAAATTTGCCTTGGGAAGAATTATCTCTAAGCCGGAGGTGTGATAGGACCAGGGTCTTAAtccttactttaaaatattttaaggtgCCATTGTTTTAGAGTAAACTTGGGGATACGAGTAACTTCTACCCACAGGGTGGCACAGGAGGGTCCCTCTGCCTCTTGCTTAGCTCCCCGGGCAGGAGGGGATTTGCTCAGATGTCAGGGTGATACTTGGTGACTGCTGAGCACCAGTTGGATGTCACTCCTCAGTGCCTACCTACCAACTGTTGTCACGGACTCTGCCgttgggagggggtggggggtttgATCAGCTGTGTCTGCGGAAACTGGtcccagatttttttctgaatatgctCCCCATTGTCATGGCTGTGTCTGTGAAGGAGAGAGGGGCAGGTTTTTTCACCTGTGCTGTCCGGTGATTATGACGGTTTGAAAAAACtgttgatgttttgttttgttttctttgagcagATGGGCAGAAGAAGGTTCAAGAGGAATTTGACATAGACATGGACGCACCAGAGACAGAGCGGGCGGCTGTGGCGATACAGTCCCAGTTCAGaaaattccagaagaaaaaagcGGGGTCCCAGTCTTAGTAGCTACCTCAGAGCTTAAAACAAAGTAATCCTGAAATGATTTATCAAGAAAATCAGAAGTAACATAAAGATGCATGTACAGAAATTATCAATATTTAAAACCCCATTGGCAGATAACAAACCCTGAGCTTGTGTGTGACTTCATCCCAGATGTTTCACGCCCATTATCCTCTGTAACTCACCATTTTACTTGATGTTGTAATAAAAAGTTAGGGTGAAGTAATTAAAGTGTCTGCCTTCATCTGTCTTTTCATATTAATCCAGCAACCACAGCGTTACAAATGAACTCAGCCCAGATGCCTGTTTTCCTCTTCACGTAAAGCTTGGAGACATAAGAGCACCGTATGTTACGAGGATTTTGCTGAGAGATGAGAGCATGCATCTCAGCCCTGCTTACCTCATTTGGAGAATTCCAGCTGCCAGCCAAATGTGgcaataaaattactttctcatAATGAGCTGAAAGTAAAAACTTGCAGACAGAAGCTGTCATGAGGGGAAGAGGTATAGGAAGCAGTGAGcagtttatttttgtcttgcaaTTATGCCAATAAAGTGGCTTAAGTGGGGAAATTGTCCCTGTCCTTCCTCTTTGCATGATAATGTTCAGAATTACGCAGCTTGGACCACATTGActgttatggggggggggggggggaatcagacACAAAATACAAACCCCAAATCCAGAAACCTTTggaaggtttggtttttttaatttgtaaaaatagAAACTGACCCTCTAACCCCTCTTTTTGATGCAGCTTTTCACTCTCTACATAATCAGTAACTGTTTCTATGccatctctctctcctcttttcatATTATGTTCAATATTTGATGAGCAAATCATAACAGACTCCCTGTCCCTATTTGCACTGTTCTGTATTCAACTTTATATAAGCCCCTTGCTTTATCACTCTATTAGCCCAGTTTTTTGATTAACAAAACACAGCCACAACAACGTCTATCTTAAATTGGGAAGTATTTCTATTTTCTCCCTGTTGTAAACCAGTAACAGACCAGTTTCAAGCTGGATCTAAGTAAGGATCTTGCTTGACTTCAGACCTGATCAGGAGTTTGCTGCCCATATAGTGCATGAGGAAGGTTCAGAAAAAGTTTAAACAAGTACCTTGTACTGAGAAAAAGGAGCTATTTAGATTGGGCAAGTGGGACACACACCGCACAGAGAAGTGTAAAAAAAATCTCACCCTCTTGGCTTCATCAGCAGATTTAGGGGTTCCAGTAGGCATCTTTGTCTCTAGGGAAATCAGAGACAGAAGTGTTTTCTGAAGGACTGGTGTTTGCAGGGTTCTCCAAGGCAGCAGCATGAGCCTCACCTCCAGGCTGACGGAGGCAGGCGTGCTGCGTGGGGACAGCCTGCCTGCCTTTGAACAGCCTGCAGTTGGGACTCCATCAGGTGTGAGAGATTCAGGTATAATTCCCAGCTCTGCCTAGAGGGAttcatttcttcctctcccaccTTCCGCAGGAGTGTTCTGATCACCAGGGCAAAGGACACATATATCATTAGTCCCCTTCTGTAAACAGAAGGCTACAACCAAAGGGTAGGAATAGAGGGAAAGGAAGATCTCATGCTGGTGGCAGTTGCTTCCCATGGGAGACCACCATAGCAGCAATACTGAAAGGGTGCAGAGCTGTGCCTGAAAGGCAGGCTGGGGGACTGCAAAGGGAAGGTCCTCAGCCTTATGCAGGTTAAGGCACTTGTGGTGCTGGGCAACAATTTGTTGAGAGGCCCAAACCTGATCATGGGTGATAAGAGCTCTGGAACTGTGCTGGTTAGGAGGAGCCCTCAGAGATGTTGAGCAGAGGAAACCTTACAGAGCCTGTGGGTGATGTAGAAGTCATGTGCAGACGATGTGTGAGATGCTTAATAAACACAGCAAGACTGGGTGGGAGTGGACAGGGCTTTTTAGATCTTAGTTTGGGGATAAACATCTGCCTTAGGCACCTGTGTCTGGGTCGGGTCCCAGCCCTATGTGTGACTTACCCACACATAACCTGCAAAGTCAGAGTTCTCCAAGTTGCAGCTCAGTGCTTTCACTCTAGGAGCATATTTTAGCAGCACTGTTTCTCTGCATTTAGGAATTTCACAAATAAACCTCAAACAACACTGCTACTGTGCTCAAAGTGTGGTTTGTGGAGGCCACAGATTCCCCACTTGTCTTTCGCAGAGACTGCTCACCATATAATAATTGCCTTagcataataatttaaaaattgtaatGGGTTTGGATTGTGTTGGTGCCATTTTGTTTAGATGAACTTATATCTGTAATCAAGGACTGTATTTGCATTCTGCATTATGTCATTCGAAATAGCATGAGCTCTGTAATGGTTACCTAATTGAATAAAAACCATGGGTAAGCACTAGGCTTTTATATTTGATCTGACATTCCTTGGACTTAAATTTCCTACACAACAGGAATAATCATATGGTTGGGACACAGAGAAAACGATTACATTATTGAAGCACAGCAACAAGGGCTGTTAGTAAATGAATTATGGCTCTTCCAGCAGCAGGGCTATTCTTTAATGTGAAGTTCAGAGTGCATCTTACAAATACAGTCTTAATAGACAGTGAAACATAATGAGGAAATAGTGAACTGGCATGAAATTTGGATTAATTGTGGCTGCCTCTGTCAGACAATTTGCTTTTTATGAAAATGTGTTTGCATCACAGATTCAGTTCATGTTCCCAGGGGAGGAGAGCTTTCTTGCTCCTGAGTCTTGCTTTTCATGGATACAAGGTGgcagtttttaatttcctttcctaaCATTAACTGATACTTTTCAAAGACCTATCTGGATATTGCTAAGGTGAGGAAAAGGAGTTTGATTCAACGAGGAACTTCACTAAAATGGGCGAAAGAGGACACTTAAACATTCCAGGTTATTATATGGGTCTTTTAACTTCCACACACTCACTGAGCTTTGTAGTTAACCGGCACTACCTATCTGGGAGTAACCAAGTCATGGAAAGCAAAATTTCAATTAGGGGGATATCTGTGCTGGTAACCCAAAAGTTCCCATAGGTAACGTGAAAGATTATTCAGAGCAGTAGATTTTGCAGGAAACAGGGTTATAACTCCCACCATATACACCCACACTGTCCCCAGACACATCCATACTGCTTCGGCTCCAAATTACTGTCAGATTGTCTCAAAAGAGAATAACCTACAGTTGAATGATCTGAACAATTGCCTTAGAAATCCTTTGTTCACATCGTTGCCTGGACCGTAAAATAACCTGTAGAAGTAAACAGCAAAGGAGACTATTAGAAGTAGAGAAACACCATCAGAAAGCACAAGAATGCCCAGATGAGGAAAACGGCAAACGATGTGAGTTCTATCAAGTTAAACACAGAAAGGCAAGCCGAAACCAACCTGTGGCTTGCTGAAGGTACAGAGttataaatgaaactttttttgcaaaactCCTCAGATTGGTAGCCTCCTAGAGAATTGTGGGGATCAGTCTTCACAGTGAAAAGATCTTACCCTAAAAAAAGAAGCCATGCCACTTCTAGTCCATTAAAGGCTAGCCACAAATGGGTTATTTAGCTCAAGTCTTTAATTGtggcagtgcttttttttttttttttttcctttttttttttaatccctaaaCTCTCCCTGACAGATGGTCTCCTGCCTTTTAGTATCCCTAGTGATGGTGAGGCTAAAACCTTCCTTGGCAGCTTGTACCATGACTGAACTTTTCTTAAAGCTGTAAAGGTTGGTTTGTACTTAACTTAAATCCTCCCTTCTGCCATGTAGATTAATTTGTTCTAGACCAGCTACACCCAGTTTCCCTAACCTTATCTCATAGGTTTCCTTTTCCAACCCTTTTCATCATTTTTTGTTATTCTCCTTTGAACTCTGCCAATTTATCTGTGTGCCTGAAATGAAACGCAGCCATCCAAATGAAACATAACCAGTGCCAAGCACAGCGGCATAATTATCTTGACTATTTTACAAGTGATGATCCCCTTACCACACTTTTACATGGCTTTTGGCATTTTTTGTAACAGTATTATTTTGTTGGCTTATTGTCAGAACATCATTTCCTGTGGATATGGAGCCTCTCTGCGGTCTCTCTGTCTAGTCAGGATTTTCCCGTTCTTTTCTACAAGACACTATATTGGCTGTAAAACACCTTTCTTAATTTTATGGTCCCACTGCACCTCTGCAATA is part of the Accipiter gentilis chromosome 32, bAccGen1.1, whole genome shotgun sequence genome and encodes:
- the PCP4 gene encoding calmodulin regulator protein PCP4 translates to MSERQGTGATNGKDKTSGENDGQKKVQEEFDIDMDAPETERAAVAIQSQFRKFQKKKAGSQS